Genomic window (Marinobacter fonticola):
GAACTGGACCTACACGAAGCGTGGTCTGCCTCACGCCGGGCTGAGGCGTTATTGCGCGGCCTGGGCTTCATCGATGCGGATGCGGAAAAACCGGTTAGCTCCTTCTCCGGTGGCTGGCGCATCCGGCTGAATCTGGCGCAAGCGCTGATGCGGCCGTCCGACCTGTTGCTGCTGGACGAGCCGACCAACCACCTGGACCTAGACGCTTGCCTTTGGCTGGAAAACTGGCTGCGACGTTATCCGGGTACGCTGCTATTCATCTCCCACGACCGGGATTTCATGGACCGGGTAGCGACACACGTCATGCATTTCGATCAGCAGTCGCTGGTGATGTATACCGGCAATTACTCGTCGTTCGAAACCCAACGTTCAGAGCGGCTGGCCCAGCAGCAGGCAGGCTTCGAGCGGCAGCAGGCGCGGATTGCCGAAATCGAGCAGTTCATCACTCGCTTCAAGGCCAAGGCGACCAAGGCGCGTCAGGCCCAGAGCCGTATCAAGGCGCTCGAACGCATGGAGCGGATTGCACCGGCTCACGTGGATTCTCCCTTCGAATTCCGGTTTCCCGAAGCGAATAAAATCAGCAGTCCGTTATTGTCTATCCGTAACGGCACGGCGGGGCACGGGGATTCCGTGATACTTCAGAGCATCAATCTCACGCTGTTGCCCGGTACGCGTATCGGCTTGCTGGGACCTAATGGTGCCGGTAAATCCACGCTCATCAACGCACTGCTTGGCGGCCGGTCTTTGCTGTCCGGCGAGCGGACGACCGGTGAACATCTGGCGATTGGCTATTTTGCCCAGCACCAGTTGGAATCCCTGGATCTGGATGCCAGCCCTTTCCTGCATCTTCAGCGGGCAGAGCCCAAGGCGTCGGAGCAGTCCATTCGCAACTTCCTGGGCGGCTTCGGTTTCCACGGTGACGATGCCCTGGACCGTATTCGTAATTTTTCCGGTGGTGAGAAAGCCCGCGTGGCCCTGTCCCTGATTGCCTGGGCTCGACCCAATCTGTTGTTACTGGACGAGCCGACCAACCATTTGGACCTGGAGATGCGCCAGGCGCTGACCATGGCGTTGCAGGAGTTCGAAGGCGCTGTAATTGTGGTCTCTCACGACCGGCATCTACTGCGTAATACGGTCGACGACTTCCTGATGGTCAATGAGGGCCGGGTGCTGGCCTACGACGGCGATCTGGAAGATTACGAGCGCTGGTTGGCCGACCGGCGGATTGACGAAGCCAAGGCGCCGCGCCGCGTGTCGGAAGAATCGAAGCCCGGCGCCGATACCGCAGACGGTGAAAACGCGGACGACCGTAAGGCGCGTAAGCGCGCGGAGGCGGCGTTACGGCAGAAGATGAGCCCCTATCGTAAACAGCAACAGGCGCTGGAAAAGAAGATGGCTGAGCTGCAAGCCCGGCTCGGGCAGTTGGAAGAGACCCTTGGCGATGCTGGCCTCTACGAGGCGGGCCGCAAGGACGAGCTGAAGCAGGCTCTGGGCGCGCAGGCCCAGACGCAAAGTGAGCTGGATGACGTGGAAATGGAGTGGTTGGATATTTCCGAGACCCTCGAACAAATGGAAAGCGAGCTGTCCTGAGGATCTCGGGGCACTTTGTTAAGGGACGCTAGCTGACGTTGAGCACGAATTTCTGGCGCGCCAGGTATTCGCGCTCGTTTTCCAGGTCCGCCAGGGTGAGCGGACGCTCGTTCAGCCAGCCCTCGGCAAAACTGACCGTGAGTTCTGATTTTCCGTTGACAACCACCTTGAAGCCCGCCGGCTGATCCATGTTGCGGGGATGCTGCAGCAGAACGGCCAGCCGGAGCAGGATGCAAAGACGTTGCAAGCGCGGCACGTCGTCTGGGTCGCAGTCTTCGAATACGGCGCTTGAGAACTTACGGCGATGGCCGCGGACCAGTGTTGCAAGACTCTGCTGCGTCTGTTGAGCGAAGCCCGAGAGGTCGGAATAGCGCAATAGATAAGCGCCGTGCTTGTGGTATTGGCTGTGGGAGATGGTCAGGCCGATCTCGTGTAACCGGCAGGCCCAGCGTAGCAGCTCTTCATCGTATTCGGTGTTGATATCCCAGGCGTCGGCCACTTGGCGGAAGCCCATCAAGGCCGTTTCTTCGACGGCGGCGGCGTGTGCATCATCGA
Coding sequences:
- a CDS encoding ATP-binding cassette domain-containing protein, with translation MLTLTNLSLQRGGQWLLENTSATIQPGQRVGIVGANGAGKSSLFSLILGQLAPEAGGMDLPGGTRLAHMAQEVDATDRSARDFVLDGDIELRRLERALAEAEQRGDDAAQARLHGELDLHEAWSASRRAEALLRGLGFIDADAEKPVSSFSGGWRIRLNLAQALMRPSDLLLLDEPTNHLDLDACLWLENWLRRYPGTLLFISHDRDFMDRVATHVMHFDQQSLVMYTGNYSSFETQRSERLAQQQAGFERQQARIAEIEQFITRFKAKATKARQAQSRIKALERMERIAPAHVDSPFEFRFPEANKISSPLLSIRNGTAGHGDSVILQSINLTLLPGTRIGLLGPNGAGKSTLINALLGGRSLLSGERTTGEHLAIGYFAQHQLESLDLDASPFLHLQRAEPKASEQSIRNFLGGFGFHGDDALDRIRNFSGGEKARVALSLIAWARPNLLLLDEPTNHLDLEMRQALTMALQEFEGAVIVVSHDRHLLRNTVDDFLMVNEGRVLAYDGDLEDYERWLADRRIDEAKAPRRVSEESKPGADTADGENADDRKARKRAEAALRQKMSPYRKQQQALEKKMAELQARLGQLEETLGDAGLYEAGRKDELKQALGAQAQTQSELDDVEMEWLDISETLEQMESELS